The following are encoded together in the Acanthochromis polyacanthus isolate Apoly-LR-REF ecotype Palm Island chromosome 14, KAUST_Apoly_ChrSc, whole genome shotgun sequence genome:
- the ecrg4a gene encoding augurin-A translates to MHSCCLKGALEGLSGFKMASQQLSVRLMGLTVLLMLLALSDASSDSSLHKILRKRDVAGAGTAPSMSSVAVPSSKAQEFLAKLSRSKRNIWDRSRPDVQQWIQQFMYMGFDEQRLEADLSYWMDQARSSDQGRQHHYDENAPIGPRYPSAYRHGADVNYDYY, encoded by the exons ATGCACAGTTGTTGCCTTAAAGGAGCTTTGGAAGGACTGAGTGGCTTCAAGATGGCATCCCAGCAGCTCTCTGTGAGGTTAATGGGGCTGActgtgctgctgatgctgctagCTCTTAGCG ACGCATCCAGTGACAGCAGCTTACACAAGATCCTAAGGAAAAGAGACG TGGCAGGAGCTGGAACTGCCCCATCAATGTCCTCTGTTGCAGTCCCTTCATCCAAGGCTCAGGAGTTCCTGGCAAAGCTGAGCAGATCCAAGAGGAACATCTGGGATCGCAGCAGACCAGATGTGCAGCAGTGGATCCAGCAGTTCATGTACATGGGCTTTGATGAGCAG AGGCTGGAGGCTGACCTGTCGTACTGGATGGACCAGGCACGCTCCAGCGACCAAGGACGTCAGCACCACTACGATGAGAACGCCCCCATCGGCCCCCGTTACCCCTCAGCTTACCGACACGGAGCCGACGTCAACTACGACTACTATTAA